The Salvia splendens isolate huo1 unplaced genomic scaffold, SspV2 ctg232, whole genome shotgun sequence genome includes the window tccaaaaaaacttgaaaatagtaaaaagtacctcaaatgatactaactcaaagttcacgaacctaaaatgatattttcaaagttcacggatctaaaatgatactttggcaaagttcatggacaaaaatgatgttccctcttttaaaaaatatgtttaTGTACTCcgagacgtcaccacggttcgggaaccggcggtacacggttcggaaccgccggttccggttcgaaaataagtggaaccggaaccggcccggccaaggatcggcggttccggttccggaaccgtgaaccgccggttcacgtgaACCGCGGAACCGCCTAGGTTtgcccggttccgggccggttcatccggttcggcggtttttttttttttgcattttaaatttgtaattcaagtaaaatatgtagatatatttgcataaataaaattagaataaagcgatgttcaaatgcaattttattgatacaaattacaactttaaaattacaaattacaactttaaaattgcaaactacaaacaactttaaaattacaaattacaactttaaaattacaaattacaacataaaaattagaaattacaacttcaaaattataaattacaaaaacttaaagtcttaattacaatttacaaaattacatattcgaaacaaaggggagaaaaaagaaataaaggaaaaggacttgagctcaaattaaatttaaacttaaatttaaaatttaagttgaaatttaagttgagatgcctacgtatcctcaatgctcaattgcattttggaatcaaagtccacgtagttctcttaccttgcttacctatttggcttgattggaggaattggcgcctactcttcttcgtcggggaagtagtcttggtcgggttgtactacttgattgtcccaattcggttcttggtctctaatttcggcggagcaccaatcatcaagtaacatggtggcttccatgttttgcccggtgagtctacttcttcggtcgtccaagacgttgcttCCAatactaaaggcggactcgacggcgacagtggaagccggaaccgcaaagatctccttggccattgatgcaaggattggaaaatctttctcgtgtgatccccaccattctagacgtcgatttgttggggaacgggacctccttcttcctcatttaaTGAAAaagtgagtcaaaatataaatctaactcacttgtcgAATGTGCcatccttcctccgctgctgaagccgtataggtccgccaattgggattgggcgtcggggtcatcaacttggaagaagccaaagttatgtgtttgacgggggcgtcgtgggtagtgttgtacttggcttcgtaatcgtgaaagagagcccgcaagtcgaactcaaaatttctttggaggcttgggaggtgggggaggtttatttggaatgtttgggcaaggtttatgtagttgtcgtcgccTTCGTCactttgcaaagctcggagtggttcaagatcaatagaagctaaattgttgtaataaaattctaaaattttgaaagtaccaactagtttccactttggatccaaaactttggcaagcaaaaaaacagttgggatctcattgaaatacttgagtcatttttcaaccatgtaatataaaacacacattagctcaagattgtttgtggaatttttcattgcagttttaaaaccaagtgatatgatcatgcaatgttctaaaacacgaacggatgtgcaataatacacacccgataactccatagtggcatttcgaaaacctttgaataatttaaataagctcatgctttgttcccaacaagaagatgttagatacaaatcatcaacagggtaagttctataaaaatcaactaaataatctatatgctctaatgtagattgcaacatgtcatatgtagagttccatctagtagacacgtctaaagtaaactttgtgtaccttattttcttcgagtggcaatacttcttccacgccttgccaatttgaggcttccagtggatcaatgatacagctgtagtaataggttgaatatgtctttgccataaagacaaagcatcttgtacacataagtttaaaatatgacaaatacatcgttggtgaaaatacttaccacttatcaccggggaacaagccgcaattaatcggatatacttgcggtgttggcggttgcgttatcaaaaccaaccgaaaatatcttgttgcataactcatactcattcaaaacttgaataattagagatgcaattgcttgtgcggtgtgtggggaaggaaattgtctaaaaccaattaaacgtttatttaaagaccaactattgtctataaaatgacatgaaattcccatgtaggaatttcgttggaaagaatccgtccacacatcggagcaaatattaactttgtgccccaaggtggatagaaattttccaatctccctttttttgtcaaaaaactgacgattgttagatctttgagcagtagtggggggaattctttttgcagcaacattaaaagcttgttgcatagtaatttcatgttttctatcattaaaaaaattgagcggcaaatgtttcattgccgcccatcttaccatggtATCGGTAACATTTTaaggatcatatttaaatagtggcgtacctgtttgagacgatgagccggaggggaagttgatttgggtttgggacttagtatgcccatattccacggggtgttttgtcttcaaatgcttatggagagtaccatatcccccaccggttccaaagggatagactttatcgcaatattgcaatatgctttgaactcacttgtctccacggtagtggtcggatcattgggatttgaaattacaaccggtaccttcttgtaatgtttggtgaagatatcggatttcaacttgggaggcatcttcttcttttgtcgtcctgcggaaggaggaggagcatcggcctcctcatcatcattttCGCTTACttggccggtgctagaaggggggaattgatgcgatccatcatcgccttcgtccgacgatagattcacatcgtactcgaaccgggaagccgaatgtgaatgccccccttgttggtcgtcgtcgTCGGGCCCgccgagggcaagtaacaaggccgcatttctatcttcttcctcctacgaaaattatacgATACggctaagtaaaaatactaacacaaatgAATTTAATactaacataaaaataaaactcattagaacttacttgtgctcgaagagcggctcgccttcccacctcctccgcaacttgtgctctagtaggggcacgacgacgacgagtatcactttgatcttgggcaagtCCCTTTCCCCGATCTCcgccacgacgagatgaagacatgatatttatggaaattcaAAGTGGAGAgtagagagtagtgtgattgtgtgaatatgataacgtgaacaacgtgagtaaattagtagcgcaaataacgtaaacaacatgagagaatgaggatggagaatagagaaattgagattgagagagaaattcttattaacacaagaatggggtgagtagaaatgaagaggatggggggtatttatagggggaaattgtgaataaaaaaaaatcaaattttgaaaaatcacggcgaaaccgccggttttcggtggaaccggcggttttgaggACCGTTTTcggtggaaccgccggttttgccgccggaaccgccggttttcgccggaacccgccggttttttcagccgaaaccggcggtttccgtcaaCGGTTTCTGACCAAACCGGCGGCCGGGGaagcggtttctgaaaaggctaagAAGTAGGTCTGAAAAGGtgtcgggaaccgccgaaccggcggttccggcgaaaccggcggttcggaaccgccgggtACGGTTCGCGAAATATGGGAcccggaaccggcccggcggaaccggcggttccggtgccggttcgaaccgccgccgacggttccggttctggttcggaaccgccggtgacggttccgggccggttcgtccggttcggttcggattgGTGACCTCTAACTCCGACATTTATGCTATCAGAAATTCAAAGTTTAGAATTTAGTAAAATTACAGtcttattaataattttaatttttagagtCAGATGCCAACATGTAAATATACAGAACGTGGCATGATGATGATCAGAAACATCAATCAACGGCAagaaattaacaaataaattgataatacaattatttatttatataggtTGATGTGGTGGTACAGTTAAATCATAAATTTAGTAGTATTGTATATTTgaattgattattgataattGAATATTGATAATTGATTATAGATTATCGTTGACGATTTGACTTTTGGTTACATAATCAGTCATCGTTCCGGCAAAGCATCGAACATTCTACAGGCAACGATACCATCCAAGAATCTTCTCGAACCCACCAAATCCCCAACCTCCTTAATCTTATTAATTCAATCCAACCCCATTTCCTCTTCAATCAATTTCTTCTCCAATGGCCGATGATCACGCCGTCACGCTCTACAGCAGCGCCACCATCACCGACACCAAGAAGAACCCCTTCTCCCTCAAAGTCGGCATGGCGCAGATGCTCCGCGGCGGCGCCGTCGTCGAGGTCACCTCCCTCGACCAGGCCAAGACCGCCGAGTCCGCCGGCGCCTGCTGCGTCGTCGTCTCCGATCCGCCTCCGCCGCGCGCTGGGATCTCCCGCATGGCCGACCCTTCTCTGATCAAGGAAATCAAGCAGGCTCTGTCGATTCCCGTGATGGCGAAGGTGCGCGTCGGCCATTTCGTCGAGGCGCAGGTCCTGGAGCAGATTGGGGTCGATTACATCGACGAGAGCGAGGAATTGGGGATCGCCGACGAGAGCCACTTCATCAATAAGCACAATTTCGGCGTCACGTTTGTCTGCGGCTgccgcgatttgggggaggcgCTGCGGCGGGTGAGGGAGGGCTCCGCCATGATTCGGACGCAGGGCGAAATTAGGGGCTCCGGCAATGTGGCGGAGACGGTGCGGAGTGTGAGGAAAGTGATGGgggaaattagggttttgaataACATGGATGAAGATGAGGTGTTTGCCTTTGCCAAGCGAATTGGGGCGCCGTATGATATTGTGGTGCAGGCGAAGCAAATGGGGCGGCTTCCGGTGGTGCATTTTGCTGCCGGAGGGATCACAACACCGGCTGATGCTGCATTGATGATGCAATTGGGGTGTGATGGGGTGTTCTTGGGGCAGGAGGTTTTCGACTGTGATGATCCTTACAAGAGGGTTAGATCCATTGTGCAGGCAGTTAGGAATTACAATGACCCGATGGAGCTGGCGCAGGCGAGCAGTGGTTTGGACCACGCAATGGCAGGATTGAATCTCGATGAGAATAGGGTCGAGTTTGGGTCTGGAGATGCTTACTGATTCTGTGAGTTCTAATGCTTTTGATTCCTAGCTTTCGAGCATGATGAGAAATGGTGTAAGTATAATGTTTGTGATTTACAATTTGCCTTGTTACATTGATGTTACTTCTTTGCATGATGAAAGAATAAGAGTTATTGACCTTGGCTTGTATGATTCTCTGCTTAACTGATAGGGGAATATAGTTCTAGTTCATCACTTTGCACAACCCCTGTCGAATCTTGTACTATCAAATTTAAATGTACTGCATTTTGTTATTGAAATTGATTTGTTCATATCTATCCTTAATAACTCCTGGCTTGTAAACTAACTCTTGTAATTTTCCAGAAACATGATTAGGCTTGTAAACTAACTCTTGTAAGTAGGAAGATGGTGCTTGCTTTTTGCAATGAACGAACATCGAGATGCGATAAAAGTAACATGGTATAGTAGAGGCGGTTTCAATCTGAAATAGGGACACATAAAAGTAGTTATTGTAATCTGTAGAAAATAATGGTACCCGAATACATCATAGTTTGTGGTGAAGGTGCTTCACACACAGGTAAATAAAGACAAAACCATGAACCCCCTAAgcatttaaaatatactcaacTCACCTACATATAGCTTAAGAGGGCAGACACCTCATTGAACTGCGAATACTGTCTGATCTCAGTTTCCTCATGGAACCATGGATGCTCTCTGAGCCCAGTTTCCTCATCGAACCATGAATGCTTTCCGAACCCAGTTTTCTCATGGAACTGTGGATGCTCTCTGAACCCAGTTTCCTCATGGAGCCATGAATGCTTTCCGAACCCAGTTTCCTCATGGAACCGTGGATGCTCTCTGAACCCAGTTTCCTCATGGAGCCATGAATGCTTTCCGAACCCAGTTTCCTCATGGAAACGTGGATGCTCTCTGAACCCAGTTTTCTCATGGAACCATGGGTGCTCTCTGGACCCAGTTTCATCATTGACTTGTGAATGCGATCTGAATCCAATTTCCTCATTGACCCATGAACATTGTCTGAGCCCGATCTTCTTATTGAACCATGAATGCTATTGCAACCCAATTTCCTCATTGAACCATGAGCACTGTCCGAACTCAATCTCCTCACCAAACCATGATTGTTCTCTGGACCCAATTTTCTCATTGAGTTGTGAACATTGGTTGAACTCTGTTTCCTCATTGAACCGTGAGCATTGTCTGAACCTACTTTTCCCACTAAAGTGTGGACACTGGTTGAGCAACTCAGTCTCCTCATAGGACTGTGAACACTGGCTGAACCTAACTTCCTCATCGAACCGTGAATGCTTGTTGCTGAGTTGAGTTTCTTCATTGAGTTGTTGATATTTCTTGATGGCTGGGGAAGATTGAGTTCCTGGTAGACATTTTTGGAGAATTTGTCAACAATATCTAAATAAGTCGGGCTGGTGAGGAGGGAGTAGCAATGAACAACTTCATCTATGTCCTGCACATGATTcccgtcactctcatccatcattTCCAATTCTTCCATCTTCTTTGCAAAGTCCTCCGTTGCCAAGAAACTAGACTCTTGCACCTTCCCTTGAAGGCGTGCTCTTGCCTTCTGGTCAGCTGATCGACGAACACTCATGGAGCCTTGTTCTCCATTTGGTTGCCCCTTCAGTGCAAGTAGGGCATCTCTCCTACTCGCCACCTCACTGGGATCCCAGTGTTGAGAGGAACTTTTGCACGAACTGTCGGTCTCCTGCAACTTGGGGCCGATCTTGCTGCTACCGGAGAAGATGGGATTAGCGAAAGCATTTGTAGGCAGCTTCGCGTACCCTCTTAGAAGTAAGGACCTTACATTTCTGAAAGCTCTGTGAAAGAATGTCTTGGTATCGTGAAACGTTTCTTTAACCTGCTTCTGTTTCGTTGTGCTAGTGTCGCCACTCATCTTTATGTCTGCAGCGACACGAAACTTCAGATTCTCGGGGTAGCAAGAAGCTGTAGTAGTGATACGAGATGCAAAAGGGCAGGGAAGATCGATGTAATAAGAGTGTGTTGAGGTTAGATGCAAAGTGTGGGTATTGAATGAAGGAGAAATGGTGGCAATGGCATGTAGTAATGGCTGTGCAGCAGGTCCTAAGACATGTGTGCAGCAAATGGGATCTTGGAATCAGTGAATGATCCATTTTAACACAATAAATGAGCAGACCTAATCATTGTCCTAACTGGTTATTCTAAAAATGCTTAGGGAATATAATTTTGTCTGGAATTATAATGGGGAAGGAATTTTGAGCGTAATTGCAGCATTTAAATTGGGAGGTAGGAAGTTATTATGGCCCCTACCTCATTAGATGATGCACATTGTTTGAAAAATAGGATAAAAAGGGACCAGAAATTGATTGAAACTGGAAATGAAACCCAATTTTTAATGTATGCTTGGTGCTGTCATTTTCCTACAGTTCATATGCTGAGACTCATTATGGCTGGCTATGATCATGGTGGTGTTAGGACAATTTGAGCTCTTAACTTATACCGTTCATCACCTGCAACTTATGGAAATAGCTTAACGTATGGTCTTTTGATTTTGATAAAAATTGATAGGATTTTGGTTATAGTCTCTGAATTTTACTTTACACATCTGAGCGTTGCATAGAAAAAAACTCATTTCAGATCACTTGTTGTAATAGCACCCACCAAAAATAGACAAGCTGGACATATACATGTTGCCTGACAAAATTGCAGGAATTTAACAAAATATTGTACTATAAAATACATTGTGTTGCTGTGCCCATAAAATaaataaggccatccacaacgctgttcatataccgttcctaaactgttccttaaactactatttgcggggcccactgtacttttttactccattccttaactaaggaacggaacctgcaatcctccgttccttaaccgttccttaaattactattcattcaatttcattttttatttttatttccaactcaattcaattaaaacaaacacacacactttattaaaaaacacacaacattaaaacaaaattacaacttaaacttaaaaaaataaaaagcacacaattaaaatcctaaaaaaataaaagtacacaattttaataatttcatccgccaaagtttgcccaaatgtgctcaatttcatccaccgggcaattcttccattgccagtgcatgcaatcgacgttgccgagcatcccggggaatccgtgcattgtttcgtgaaggtcgagcaggaactgacaatcggtcgtgcttggcctccggagaaattcgtcggtgaaggctgcctgtacgcctttgcagaatttgagcaagcacattcgcccagtgctgtctccgatgtggaggtattcgttgggagcgtcgttggggcggcgcggatTCTTCctcctcccgtcgtcgatcttcttcaaggattgttccaatatttgacgcatttgttcaaaaggatccattagtttgattaaatttgggagaagaaaaacatagttgatttgagatgaaaattggggtggaaatagagaggatttgagaggaatagatgtgtgtttgtgagtgaaatgagtatgaaataggagtatttatagagtaaataaatttaaaataaataaataaataacggcaaaaaaaacggtaacaatatcgttgcaatttttttttattattattaaattcgaattttttttaaaaaaaacgaattattgcgtcaccgtgacgacgcccactcgcggggcagcccGGGACGGCATGGGAACGGAACCGCGACGAAACGCAGCGCCGTAACACGTTCCGCTACGATTTCGTTCCGaaggaacgaaacgcggaatgcccgcggcccgcgttgcgggtgctctaatgcCTCAACCACCTAACAATTAATCGAATGTTTGTGACCCAGTGGTTAATAACATGTTCTAACTATTATTATTGGATATGCGTTTACtaatgatataaaaaaaatacttctttagtcaaaaaaattcttctttcatCCCCTCCTAAAAATAGAGactattttctttttggtccgtttacttaaattataaattttctatttaaGAAAATTTCTTCTGTAGAAATGGGTTATATTTTTCattaacacacttttctttctaatttcaatttcaattacaATTAGCACAGCCCTCCATACTATTCACTTCCAAATTGCCCTCAACTTATTATGCTATTCACATTTCACTCCTAAATGCCTCCCCtactttagagcatctccaatagcggcgagcgcactggctagccgaaccattgcagccggcgagcgccaaatcggagAGAAAAACGGTGAGCGCACGCCGCTCGGCGATctcctggccgccattgcaggctccagaTCGGTGAGCGATCAACGAAcgggatttttttatttatttaattttcgaaacactatatatacgcgatttggacttcattttcatttgcaccacttgtttttaacgagtactctctctatcttaatttatgtacaagagcaacaacgcgaaatggagcacaacaacgagtctactccaaTGAcaagcgggtctcaaactccgacGGTACCCgcgggaggtggatggggtctgATGCCCGGGCtcgcgtttactcgccgcactcactcggttggtcaaaggcgggcgcaacgggctcgccagagGTCCGAGGAGGTCCAGTCTCCATCCCCCACT containing:
- the LOC121789419 gene encoding pyridoxal 5'-phosphate synthase-like subunit PDX1.2 — its product is MADDHAVTLYSSATITDTKKNPFSLKVGMAQMLRGGAVVEVTSLDQAKTAESAGACCVVVSDPPPPRAGISRMADPSLIKEIKQALSIPVMAKVRVGHFVEAQVLEQIGVDYIDESEELGIADESHFINKHNFGVTFVCGCRDLGEALRRVREGSAMIRTQGEIRGSGNVAETVRSVRKVMGEIRVLNNMDEDEVFAFAKRIGAPYDIVVQAKQMGRLPVVHFAAGGITTPADAALMMQLGCDGVFLGQEVFDCDDPYKRVRSIVQAVRNYNDPMELAQASSGLDHAMAGLNLDENRVEFGSGDAY
- the LOC121789418 gene encoding uncharacterized protein LOC121789418 encodes the protein MSGDTSTTKQKQVKETFHDTKTFFHRAFRNVRSLLLRGYAKLPTNAFANPIFSGSSKIGPKLQETDSSCKSSSQHWDPSEVASRRDALLALKGQPNGEQGSMSVRRSADQKARARLQGKVQESSFLATEDFAKKMEELEMMDESDGNHVQDIDEVVHCYSLLTSPTYLDIVDKFSKNVYQELNLPQPSRNINNSMKKLNSATSIHGSMRKLGSASVHSPMRRLSCSTSVHTLVGKVGSDNAHGSMRKQSSTNVHNSMRKLGPENNHGLVRRLSSDSAHGSMRKLGCNSIHGSIRRSGSDNVHGSMRKLDSDRIHKSMMKLGPESTHGSMRKLGSESIHVSMRKLGSESIHGSMRKLGSESIHGSMRKLGSESIHGSMRKLGSESIHSSMRKLGSESIHGSMRKLGSESIHGSMRKLRSDSIRSSMRCLPS